TGGGTTGCAACCTCTTCTGCAAGTTCTGCCAGAACTGGCAGATCAGCCAGTTCCGCGAGTTCAAGGTAGACCCCACCACCGGCGAGACCGACCGCTACGTGGGCGAGGACTGGCCGCCCGAACGGGTGGTCGAGGCCGCCGAGCGCGTGGGCGCACGCCTGATCGCCTACACCTACAACGAACCGGTGGTCTGGGTGGAGTACGCCCACGACATCGCCAAGCTGGCGACCCAGCGGGGCATGCGCAACGTCTTCGTCTCCAGCGGCTTCGAGACGAAACACGCCTGGGAGTACGTGGAGCCCTACCTGCACGCGGTCAACCTGGACCTGAAGGGCTTCACCGAGGAGTTCTACCGCGAGATCACCGGGGCGCGGCTAAAGCCGGTGCTCGAGAACATCGAGTTCCTGGGCACCGAGAGGTGGGGAAAGGTCTGGATGGAGGTCACCACCCTGCTCATCCCCGGCCACAACGACAGCCCCGAGGAGATCCGGGGCATCGCACGGTTCCTGGCCGGGATCAACAAGAACATTCCCTGGCACCTCTCGGCCGCCCACCCCGACTACCAAATGCGCGACATCCCCTACACCCCGCACGAGAAGCTGATCGAAGCCTACGAGATCGGCAAGGAAGAAGGGCTCAACTTCGTCTACCTGGGCAACGTGCGCGACCTCGAGCGCTCCACCACCTACTGCCCCAGCTGCGGCGCACCGCTCATCGCGCGCGACGGCTACCGGGTGCACGAGCTCTGGGAAGAGCGCGGGGTCTGCCACAAGTGCGGGGCCAGGATCCCCGGGGTGTGGGCCTAGAAAGGAGAAGGCGATGGTACGCAAACCCGCAGTGGCCGGAAGTTTCTACCCGGCCGAACCCATGCAGCTGGCCCGGATGGTCGACGAACTCCTGGCCATGGCCACCAGGCCGCCCGCCCACGCCCCCAAGGCGGTGGTGGCCCCCC
This genomic stretch from Oceanithermus profundus DSM 14977 harbors:
- the amrS gene encoding AmmeMemoRadiSam system radical SAM enzyme gives rise to the protein MEQPATVSPKLHECALYRPLPKGWVQCTACHHWCGVAPGEAGKCGVRRNFGGKLYLVTYGKAAAVHVDPVEKKPLYHFLPGEAILSLGTVGCNLFCKFCQNWQISQFREFKVDPTTGETDRYVGEDWPPERVVEAAERVGARLIAYTYNEPVVWVEYAHDIAKLATQRGMRNVFVSSGFETKHAWEYVEPYLHAVNLDLKGFTEEFYREITGARLKPVLENIEFLGTERWGKVWMEVTTLLIPGHNDSPEEIRGIARFLAGINKNIPWHLSAAHPDYQMRDIPYTPHEKLIEAYEIGKEEGLNFVYLGNVRDLERSTTYCPSCGAPLIARDGYRVHELWEERGVCHKCGARIPGVWA